From a region of the Poecile atricapillus isolate bPoeAtr1 unplaced genomic scaffold, bPoeAtr1.hap1 scaffold_212, whole genome shotgun sequence genome:
- the LOC131574288 gene encoding multifunctional methyltransferase subunit TRM112-like protein, with protein MKLLTHNLLSSHVPGLRPGGGFPLRIEAVEVQVRPVPFNAAFVARLLPRLRWDALREAAESLGRPSELPPEPLPNSESDEEFLRRVHHVLLEVEVLEGSLQCPDSGRRFPISKGVPNLLLSEDEA; from the exons ATGAAGCTGCTGACCCACAACCTGCTGAGCTCTCACGTGCCGGGGCTGCGGCCCGGGGGCGGCTTCCCCCTGCGGATCGAG GCTGTGGAGGTGCAGGTGCGGCCGGTGCCGTTCAACGCGGCGTTCGTGGCGCGGCTGCTGCCGAGGCTGCGCTGGGACGCACTCAGGGAGGCGGCCGAGAGC CTGGGGCGCCCCTCGGAGCTgccccccgagcccctcccCAACTCCGAGAGCGACGAGGAATTCCTGCGCCGCGTCCACCACGTCCTGCTCGAG GTGGAGGTGCTCGAGGGCTCCCTGCAGTGCCCGGACTCCGGGCGTCGCTTCCCCATCTCCAAGGGGGTCCCCAACCTCCTCCTGAGCGAGGACGAGGCCTGA
- the LOC131574284 gene encoding 4F2 cell-surface antigen heavy chain-like, with translation MEPESPPRDLELSALEAEKEPMAAAEAEPQRPRPHRDPIPPPESQPGSEKNGLVMKIPPEEEEEAALGGAEASGSPKFTGLGKEELLREAGTAPWARARMVLLVLFWLGWLGMLGAAAAIVAQAPRCQPLPSKAWWELGALYRAPPKAFGGNLKGVEKRLGYLRDKLQMGGVVLGPLYPPKAPGAKIPALKELDPALGTMQDFSALLEEAKSEALKVIVDLTPNPSEDQVWGAAANDKDVHQQVQAALSHWLKEDIAGIFLDGIEELPPDVVAQWRNLTEHQPSPSGVARVLVGGTRLEEPWKVPRDPQGPQLLVGPFLRPLEPKPEAESPEGAIRDLLSFLNSPNSSSVGLGWSVGSPWETWVSPKLRLQQLLLVWGLPGTPVLSYGDELLLQRRPINEELEPMPWEIAEGIKNGENDTEPLAALELCQALSSLRPRERSLLLGEAQAVSAGAAIAVLRRWDQSERFLLVLNPHGTQLKPFSIKREPQDPSLPSVATLRYSTGPVAAGNPELQLETLRVGGYEGLLLSFPYVRQ, from the exons ATGGAGCCCGAGTCGCCGCCGCGGGATCTGGAGCTGTCGGCGCTGGAGGCCGAGAAGGAGCCGATGGCGGCGGCCGAGGCGGAGCCGCAGCGGCCCCGTCCCCACCGCGACCCCATCCCGCCCCCGGAATCGCAGCCGGGCAGCGAGAAGAACGGGCTGGTGATGAAAATCCCCCCcgaagaagaggaagaagcgGCTTTAGGGGGAGCCGAAGCTTCGGGGAGCCCCAAATTCACGGGCTTGGGCaaagaggagctgctgagggaggcCGGGACGGCGCCCTGGGCCCGGGCCCGGATGGTTCTGCTCGTGCTGTTTTGGCTGGGCTGGCTCGGGATGTTGGGAGCCGCTGCTGCCATCGTGGCCCAGGCCCCTCgctgccagcccctgccctccAAAGCCTGGTGGGAGCTCGGGGCGCTCTACAGAGCACCCCCAAAAGCCTTCGGGGGGAACCTGAAAG gtgTGGAGAAACGTTTGGGGTACCTGAGGGACAAGCTGCAGATGGGGGGGGTGGTGCTGGGCCCCCTGTACCCCCCAAAAGCTCCAGGAGCCAAAATCCCCGCGCTGAAGGAGCTGgacccagccctgggcaccatGCAGGACTTCTCTGCCCTCCTGGAGGAGGCCAAGAGCGaag cacTGAAGGTGATCGTGgacctgaccccaaatccctccgaGGATCAAGTCTGGGGGGCTGCGGCCAACGACAAGGACGTGCACCAGCAGGTCCag GCTGCCCTGAGCCATTGGCTGAAGGAGGACATTGCTGGAATCTTCCTGGACGGCATCGAGGAGCTGCCg cccGATGTGGTGGCCCAGTGGAGGAACCTGACGGAGCATCAGCCCAGCCCCAGCGGCGTGGCCAG GGTGCTGGTGGGGGGCACGCGGCTGGAGGAGCCCTGGAAGGTTCCGCGGGACCCCCAGGGGCCGCAGCTGCTGGTGGGGCCCTTCCTGAGACCCCTGGAGCCCAAACCCGAGGCCGAATCCCCCGAAGGAGCCATCAGGGACCTCCTCAGCTTCCTCAACTCCCCCAACTCCTCCTccgtggggctgggctggagc GTGGGGTCCCCATGGGAGACCTGGGTGAGCCCCAAACTgcggctgcagcagctgctgctggtctgggggctccccgggacccccgtgCTGAGCTACGGGGacgagctgctgctgcagaggcgCCCCATCAACGAGGAG CTGGAGCCGATGCCGTGGGAAATCGCCGAGGGAATCAAAAACGGCGAGAACGACACCGAG CCCCTcgctgctctggagctgtgccaggcgcTGTCGTCGCTGCGGCCCCGCGAGCGCTcgctgctgctgggggaggcTCAGGCCGTGAGCGCCGGCGCCGCCATCGCGGTTCTGCGGCGCTGGGACCAGAGCGAGCGATTCCTGCTGGTGCTGAACCCTCACGGGACCCAACTCAAACCTTTTTCCATCAAAAGAGaaccccaggacccctccctgcccagcgTGGCCACCCTGCGCTACAGCACCGGCCCCGTGGCCGCCGGCAACCccgagctgcagctggagaccCTCAGGGTGGGGGGCTACGAGGGGCTCCTGCTCAGCTTCCCCTACGTCCGTCAgtga